One region of Peribacillus simplex genomic DNA includes:
- a CDS encoding MepB family protein, translated as MNKFYRALTHVNKIVYEPNHLSIKSIQEEFQNSEYGAGTFHLNAKSVRFRVAKITPNKVGQFVAFWEKDENDKNQPFAYENSPDLLVINTSMSNDHFGQFIFPKEILAKQNVLKTQNVKGKMAIRIYPIWDNPTSKQAITTQKWQLPFFVDLSHANKLPIQKILELYSM; from the coding sequence ATGAATAAATTTTATAGAGCTTTAACTCATGTAAACAAAATAGTTTATGAACCTAATCATCTGTCTATAAAATCAATTCAAGAAGAATTTCAAAATTCAGAATATGGAGCTGGAACATTTCACTTAAATGCAAAATCGGTTCGATTTAGAGTCGCCAAAATAACACCCAATAAAGTGGGACAGTTTGTTGCGTTTTGGGAAAAAGACGAAAATGATAAAAATCAACCCTTTGCATATGAAAATTCTCCTGATTTATTGGTCATCAATACCTCAATGAGTAATGACCATTTTGGGCAATTTATTTTTCCAAAAGAAATTCTCGCAAAACAAAATGTCCTTAAAACGCAAAATGTAAAAGGGAAAATGGCAATAAGGATTTATCCTATTTGGGATAATCCAACTAGTAAACAGGCAATAACGACTCAAAAGTGGCAACTACCTTTTTTTGTTGATCTGAGTCATGCGAATAAGTTACCCATACAAAAAATTTTAGAACTATATTCTATGTAA
- a CDS encoding polysaccharide deacetylase family protein produces MRKLNYKKVFIFLFCLTAAVGTIGLAIKSLAFDKKRTVSAYTNDKNYPEADIQTYLKDNTKGGYSASRPVLHIENIDKQLEAYIKKEIKDYEKRWKASDGKASELNLTYTILHFSKQTITISFDKYEQVEGKKQSESRIFTYDIPSQQKLSIEDIFATDSDYLSVLSDIVFEELTEKEEEGISQSLIKKENKLKAANFDSFSVLKNTLVFYVKTDDSTKTHTIAIKKELFNDSLLDSYKSKELNEDRVKEWQPKHIVAKLPVQNEWIDPSKKVIALTFDDGPHPIHTMSILEDLNKYDAHATFFVLGSRVQHYPEVLQKMLEQGNEIGNHSWDHPQLTRLSKNKIKSQIEQTQDAVEKATGSEPSLVRPPYGAINDNVREYMEDMEVTLWDVDPEDWKDRNEKKIVNNVMSKAKDGGVILMHDIYQTSAEAAGKIIKQLHDKGYQLVTISEMERVKKDRELSGIVIGE; encoded by the coding sequence ATGAGGAAACTAAATTATAAAAAAGTCTTTATTTTTCTATTTTGTCTAACAGCTGCAGTGGGAACGATAGGGTTAGCCATCAAAAGCCTTGCTTTTGATAAGAAGAGAACCGTTTCCGCCTATACAAACGATAAAAATTACCCGGAAGCTGATATTCAAACGTATTTGAAAGATAATACGAAAGGCGGTTATTCAGCCAGCAGACCCGTTTTGCATATAGAAAATATCGACAAGCAACTAGAAGCTTACATAAAAAAAGAAATTAAAGATTATGAAAAAAGATGGAAAGCATCCGACGGAAAAGCATCCGAGCTTAACCTCACATACACGATCCTTCATTTCAGCAAGCAGACCATTACCATTTCCTTCGATAAATATGAACAAGTGGAAGGAAAGAAGCAGTCCGAATCCCGGATCTTCACTTATGATATTCCATCTCAGCAAAAGCTCTCTATAGAAGACATCTTTGCCACGGATTCTGATTATTTATCCGTTTTATCCGATATTGTTTTTGAAGAGTTAACCGAGAAGGAAGAAGAAGGCATATCACAGAGTCTTATTAAAAAGGAAAACAAACTGAAGGCGGCCAACTTCGATTCTTTTTCAGTCTTGAAAAATACGCTTGTATTCTACGTTAAGACTGATGATTCAACTAAGACTCATACAATAGCCATCAAGAAGGAACTTTTTAACGATAGCTTGCTAGATTCATATAAAAGTAAAGAATTGAATGAGGATCGTGTAAAGGAATGGCAGCCGAAACATATCGTCGCTAAACTGCCCGTGCAAAATGAATGGATTGACCCATCAAAAAAGGTCATTGCCTTGACGTTCGATGACGGGCCACATCCAATTCATACCATGTCCATTCTTGAAGACCTAAACAAGTATGATGCACACGCGACCTTCTTTGTGCTTGGAAGCCGCGTACAGCACTATCCGGAAGTTCTGCAAAAAATGCTTGAACAAGGAAATGAGATCGGCAACCATTCATGGGATCATCCGCAGCTGACTCGCTTAAGCAAGAACAAAATCAAGAGTCAAATCGAACAGACCCAAGACGCTGTAGAAAAAGCTACAGGTTCTGAGCCAAGTCTCGTCCGTCCCCCATATGGAGCGATTAACGATAATGTGCGTGAATACATGGAGGATATGGAAGTCACACTCTGGGATGTCGATCCCGAAGATTGGAAAGACCGCAATGAAAAGAAAATCGTGAACAATGTGATGAGTAAAGCCAAAGACGGCGGAGTCATATTAATGCATGATATCTATCAAACTAGCGCCGAAGCTGCAGGAAAAATCATCAAGCAACTGCATGACAAAGGATATCAGCTGGTCACTATTTCGGAAATGGAAAGGGTAAAGAAAGACCGTGAACTTTCCGGAATCGTCATAGGTGAATAA
- a CDS encoding YebC/PmpR family DNA-binding transcriptional regulator yields MGRKWNNIKEKKASKDANTSRIYAKFGREIYVVAKQGEPDPESNQALRVVLERAKTYNVPRAIIDRAIEKAKGGSEESYDELRYEGFGPNGSMVIVDALTNNVNRTASDVRAAFGKNGGNMGVSGSVAYMFDATAVIGIEGKTAEDVLELLMEADVDVRDIIEEEEAVIVYAEPEQFHAVQQAFKDAGITDFTVAELTMLAQNDLTLPEDAQVQFEKMIDALEDLEDVQQVYHNVDLGE; encoded by the coding sequence ATGGGTCGTAAGTGGAATAACATTAAAGAAAAAAAAGCGTCAAAAGATGCAAATACAAGTCGGATTTATGCTAAGTTCGGACGGGAAATATATGTAGTGGCGAAACAAGGTGAACCAGATCCGGAATCCAACCAGGCGTTAAGGGTCGTACTTGAGCGTGCGAAAACGTACAATGTTCCCAGAGCGATCATTGACCGTGCGATTGAAAAGGCTAAAGGCGGTTCGGAAGAAAGCTATGACGAACTTCGTTATGAAGGATTCGGTCCAAATGGATCAATGGTCATCGTGGATGCATTGACAAACAATGTGAACCGGACGGCATCTGATGTACGTGCCGCATTCGGGAAAAATGGCGGGAATATGGGTGTCAGTGGTTCTGTTGCTTATATGTTCGATGCAACTGCTGTCATCGGGATTGAAGGTAAAACGGCTGAGGATGTGCTTGAACTGTTAATGGAAGCGGATGTTGATGTACGTGACATCATTGAAGAAGAAGAAGCGGTCATCGTTTATGCTGAACCTGAACAATTCCATGCTGTGCAACAAGCATTCAAGGATGCGGGAATCACCGATTTTACAGTGGCAGAGCTGACGATGCTTGCACAAAATGACCTAACCCTTCCAGAAGATGCACAGGTACAATTCGAAAAGATGATTGATGCATTGGAAGATTTGGAAGATGTGCAACAAGTTTATCATAATGTAGATCTTGGTGAATGA
- a CDS encoding sigma-70 family RNA polymerase sigma factor, giving the protein MKNLDMNQLITARITERQDNLYRLAFYYVKNQEDALDIVQESIRKALASSNKIKDAASIDSWLYKIIVRTSLDVLRKKKKLTVADDETIEYLRSGEADHYPDLDLQKALEGLSVKYKTVVVLRFFEDLKLEEIAEVLEENVSTIKTRLYKALQLLRINMTEREETKRWKEN; this is encoded by the coding sequence ATGAAAAATCTAGATATGAATCAATTAATAACGGCCCGGATAACCGAACGGCAAGACAATTTGTACAGACTTGCTTTTTACTATGTCAAAAATCAAGAGGATGCGCTTGATATCGTGCAGGAATCGATTAGAAAAGCACTTGCCTCCAGCAACAAAATAAAAGACGCTGCTTCTATAGATAGCTGGTTATATAAGATCATAGTCCGAACGTCACTTGATGTTTTGCGAAAGAAAAAGAAGCTGACAGTCGCCGATGACGAAACAATAGAATACTTACGCAGCGGAGAGGCAGATCACTACCCCGACCTGGATTTACAAAAGGCCCTGGAAGGACTTTCGGTCAAGTATAAAACAGTAGTCGTTCTTCGTTTCTTTGAGGACCTGAAGTTGGAAGAGATAGCGGAGGTTCTGGAAGAGAATGTAAGCACGATTAAAACGAGATTATATAAAGCGCTGCAACTATTGCGGATTAACATGACTGAACGGGAGGAAACGAAAAGATGGAAAGAAAATTAA
- a CDS encoding biotin transporter BioY, which translates to MKARTISYVALFTALTAIGAFIKIPIPYIPFTLQILAVYLAGALLGPQLGMLSQLCYVLIGLIGLPVFAEGGGIGYIFKPTFGYLLGYILGAYVNGWLINRFSLSTIRSIFLANAASLLTVYFFGCIWLYGAMKWIVETPLSINQTILYGFLLPVPGDLLLCILCAVIIQQVRPRIARYINVKELNHPWAKPTS; encoded by the coding sequence TTGAAAGCAAGAACGATTTCTTATGTGGCCCTTTTTACTGCGTTAACCGCAATTGGCGCCTTTATTAAAATACCTATCCCTTATATACCATTCACACTGCAAATTCTGGCAGTCTATTTGGCAGGCGCATTGCTGGGGCCCCAGCTTGGGATGCTCAGTCAGTTATGCTACGTCTTGATCGGACTTATCGGGTTGCCAGTGTTTGCTGAAGGCGGGGGAATCGGCTATATATTCAAACCCACTTTCGGCTATTTGCTCGGATATATTCTGGGAGCCTATGTAAACGGGTGGCTGATCAACCGGTTTTCCCTCTCCACGATTCGTTCCATATTCCTTGCTAACGCTGCCTCTTTGCTGACCGTTTACTTCTTCGGCTGCATATGGCTGTATGGTGCAATGAAGTGGATTGTGGAAACGCCGCTTTCAATCAACCAAACGATTCTTTACGGCTTCTTATTACCGGTACCCGGTGATTTACTGCTGTGCATTCTATGTGCTGTCATCATTCAACAAGTACGTCCGCGAATTGCAAGATACATAAACGTAAAGGAGCTGAATCATCCATGGGCCAAGCCTACTTCATAA
- the bioB gene encoding biotin synthase BioB, protein MLAESVIKGYKVTAEEALAIVQAPDGEVLEILNAAYLIRKHHYGKKVKLNMIINTKSGLCPEDCGYCSQSIVSEAPIDKYAWLTKEKIVEGAQESIRRKAGTYCIVASGRRPTNREIDHVIEAVKEIRETTDLKICCCLGFLNEEHAGKLAEAGVHRYNHNLNTSQENYSNITSTHTYEDRVDTVETVKDAGMSPCSGAIFGMGESEAEAVEIALSLRSLDADSIPCNFLNAIDGTPLEGTSELTPTKCLKLISMMRFVNPSKEIRLAGGREVNLRSMQPMALYAANSIFVGDYLTTAGQEPTADWGIIEDLGFEIEECAL, encoded by the coding sequence ATGTTAGCGGAGAGCGTGATTAAAGGATATAAAGTTACGGCTGAAGAGGCATTAGCAATCGTACAAGCCCCAGATGGCGAAGTTTTGGAAATTTTGAATGCAGCATATCTCATACGCAAGCATCATTATGGAAAAAAGGTCAAATTGAATATGATCATCAATACGAAGTCAGGATTATGTCCCGAAGATTGTGGCTATTGCTCGCAGTCGATCGTGTCGGAAGCCCCGATTGATAAATATGCATGGCTGACTAAAGAAAAGATTGTCGAGGGAGCGCAAGAATCAATCCGTCGTAAAGCGGGTACATATTGCATCGTTGCTTCTGGCCGTCGTCCGACCAACAGGGAAATTGATCATGTCATTGAAGCGGTAAAAGAAATCCGTGAGACGACGGATCTTAAAATCTGCTGCTGTTTAGGTTTCCTTAATGAGGAACATGCCGGCAAACTAGCAGAAGCAGGCGTTCATCGCTACAACCACAACTTGAATACATCACAGGAAAACTACAGCAATATTACATCAACACATACATATGAGGACCGGGTAGATACAGTCGAAACTGTGAAAGATGCTGGAATGTCCCCATGTTCAGGTGCCATTTTCGGTATGGGGGAATCTGAGGCGGAAGCAGTGGAAATCGCTCTATCCTTACGCAGCCTTGATGCGGATTCCATTCCTTGTAATTTTCTCAATGCAATTGACGGAACGCCTCTTGAGGGAACTTCCGAGTTGACCCCCACTAAATGCCTGAAACTGATTTCGATGATGAGATTCGTCAACCCGAGCAAAGAAATCCGTCTGGCCGGAGGTCGTGAGGTCAATCTCCGTTCCATGCAGCCAATGGCACTTTATGCAGCCAATTCCATCTTCGTTGGAGATTATTTAACGACAGCTGGTCAAGAACCAACGGCGGATTGGGGAATCATCGAAGACCTGGGGTTTGAAATCGAAGAATGTGCTCTTTAG
- a CDS encoding anti-sigma-V factor rsiV, with amino-acid sequence MERKLKDLRKEYLKTPIPKELKDVVQAALNEKPRKKPRVGRNILVSAAAALLIVTASVNISPAVAKAMSEIPIVDKVIKVITFVEWKEDVNNSSAVIKTPAISGLENKQLENSLNDKYLSESKQLYKEFTDSMSKLKEGEKGNISVESGYEILTDNETILSVQRYTDTISASSSTESQFDTVDKKNEVLLTLNSLFKDDRYLQVISKNIKEQMKRQMAEDPEKIYWVEDDDLTAFRGIDENHNFYINKDGKLVIAFNSYEAAPGYMGAVEFIIPTKVISELLVGDQYIH; translated from the coding sequence ATGGAAAGAAAATTAAAAGATCTGCGGAAAGAGTATCTTAAAACACCGATCCCTAAAGAACTGAAAGATGTCGTTCAAGCAGCTTTGAATGAAAAGCCCAGGAAGAAGCCAAGGGTTGGAAGGAATATCCTGGTGTCTGCGGCTGCAGCGCTTCTGATAGTGACAGCTTCCGTAAACATCAGTCCGGCAGTGGCAAAGGCCATGAGTGAAATTCCGATAGTCGATAAGGTCATTAAAGTGATTACCTTCGTCGAGTGGAAAGAGGATGTGAATAATTCCTCGGCCGTGATCAAAACACCTGCAATTTCCGGACTGGAGAATAAACAGCTTGAAAATAGCCTGAATGATAAATACTTATCGGAAAGCAAGCAGCTCTACAAGGAATTCACCGACTCCATGTCAAAACTGAAGGAAGGGGAAAAGGGCAATATCTCGGTGGAAAGCGGATATGAGATATTGACAGATAATGAAACGATATTATCCGTACAGCGCTATACGGACACGATTTCTGCTTCCAGTTCTACAGAAAGTCAATTCGATACAGTCGACAAGAAAAACGAAGTGCTTTTAACGTTAAATAGCCTATTTAAAGATGATCGTTATCTTCAGGTGATCAGTAAGAACATCAAGGAACAGATGAAGCGGCAGATGGCTGAAGATCCGGAAAAGATATATTGGGTCGAAGATGATGATCTTACTGCATTTAGAGGCATTGATGAAAACCACAACTTTTATATAAACAAAGATGGCAAGCTAGTCATCGCCTTTAACAGCTATGAGGCCGCCCCAGGGTATATGGGGGCTGTCGAGTTCATCATCCCGACAAAGGTTATTTCAGAATTACTTGTGGGTGATCAATATATCCATTAA
- the bioA gene encoding adenosylmethionine--8-amino-7-oxononanoate transaminase, with protein MNSQDLEQWDKEYVWHPFTQMKTYRESKPLIIERGEGSYLIDVDGKRYLDGYASLWVNVHGHNEPELNGALIEQVNKVAHSTLLGSANVPSILLAKKLAEITPGHLSKVFYSDTGSAAVEIALKVAYQYWQNIDPVKHQNKNKFISLDEAYHGDTVGAVSVGGMDLFHRIFKPLLFQRISAPTPYAYHMTEYGDQEAVKNHCLKELEKLLQEQSEEIAGLIIEPLVQGAAGIITHPRGFLKEVEQLCKKYDILLICDEVAVGFGRTGTMFACEQEDVVPDIMCMGKGITGGYMPLAATIMNEQIFQSFLGEREEHKTFYHGHTYTGNQLACALALKNIELMESRNLIKDIQKKSKYLSERLQALYELPIVGDIRQRGFMIGVEIVKDRETKETFTLQENVVSGIIHTARENGLIIRELGPVITMMPILSMSEKELDFMVETVYRAIQEVSIHKGLIPAAN; from the coding sequence ATGAACAGTCAGGATTTAGAACAATGGGATAAGGAATATGTATGGCACCCGTTCACGCAAATGAAAACGTATCGGGAAAGTAAACCGCTGATCATCGAGCGCGGCGAAGGCAGCTATCTGATTGATGTGGATGGCAAACGCTATTTGGACGGCTATGCTTCATTATGGGTGAATGTGCACGGACATAACGAGCCGGAATTAAACGGAGCCCTTATTGAACAAGTGAATAAAGTCGCGCACTCCACTCTGCTGGGATCTGCAAATGTACCATCGATCTTACTGGCAAAGAAACTGGCAGAGATCACTCCTGGTCATTTATCGAAAGTCTTCTACTCTGACACGGGATCTGCCGCTGTGGAAATCGCCCTTAAAGTCGCTTATCAATATTGGCAGAATATCGATCCCGTCAAGCATCAGAATAAAAACAAATTCATCTCCCTTGACGAAGCATACCATGGTGATACTGTCGGTGCCGTGAGTGTGGGCGGAATGGATCTATTCCATAGAATCTTTAAGCCCCTCTTATTTCAACGGATTTCCGCCCCTACACCATATGCCTATCACATGACTGAATATGGAGATCAAGAAGCAGTGAAAAACCATTGCTTGAAGGAACTGGAGAAGTTGCTGCAGGAACAATCAGAGGAAATTGCCGGATTGATCATCGAACCGCTTGTGCAGGGGGCGGCAGGTATCATAACCCATCCCCGGGGCTTTTTGAAAGAAGTTGAACAATTATGCAAGAAGTACGATATCCTCCTAATTTGTGACGAGGTGGCCGTAGGGTTCGGTCGCACCGGTACGATGTTTGCCTGCGAGCAGGAAGATGTCGTCCCTGATATCATGTGTATGGGCAAAGGGATCACTGGGGGATATATGCCACTCGCAGCCACCATCATGAACGAGCAGATCTTTCAATCCTTTTTGGGAGAACGGGAAGAACATAAAACCTTCTATCACGGCCACACCTATACAGGAAATCAGCTAGCCTGTGCACTGGCCCTGAAGAATATCGAGCTAATGGAAAGCCGGAATCTCATTAAAGACATCCAGAAAAAATCAAAATACCTATCCGAAAGACTGCAAGCGCTATACGAACTTCCGATCGTCGGCGATATTCGCCAGCGCGGCTTCATGATTGGAGTGGAAATCGTTAAAGACCGTGAAACAAAAGAAACGTTCACCCTCCAAGAGAACGTCGTTTCCGGGATCATCCATACAGCACGGGAAAATGGCCTGATCATCCGGGAACTTGGTCCAGTCATCACGATGATGCCGATCCTTTCCATGTCAGAAAAGGAACTCGATTTCATGGTCGAAACGGTCTACCGTGCCATCCAGGAAGTCTCCATTCATAAAGGATTGATTCCAGCAGCAAACTGA
- the bioD gene encoding dethiobiotin synthase produces the protein MGQAYFITGTGTDIGKTIVTSALYLSLQTFGKTVTIFKPFQTGINEETNTYPDISWFEQELGVKESGFYTLEPETSPHLAIKLTGSQIDEKKVVERVHELEEMYDVVLVEGAGGLAVPLIERAEGFYMTTDFIRDCGMPVVFVSTSGLGAIHNVVTTHSYAQIHDINVKTILYNHYRPEDRIHQDNIETIEKLTGLKGLACIPTLADVRKDLRICILDLLGDQNYTQQLKEVFKA, from the coding sequence ATGGGCCAAGCCTACTTCATAACCGGAACTGGCACGGATATTGGAAAGACCATCGTCACGAGTGCACTTTATCTTTCTCTTCAAACGTTTGGAAAAACCGTCACGATCTTCAAGCCATTTCAAACAGGAATCAATGAGGAAACGAATACATACCCGGATATTTCTTGGTTTGAGCAAGAACTAGGTGTAAAGGAATCAGGGTTTTACACACTGGAACCCGAAACCTCCCCACATTTGGCGATTAAATTAACCGGGAGTCAAATCGATGAGAAGAAAGTCGTGGAAAGGGTTCATGAACTTGAGGAAATGTATGACGTCGTATTAGTTGAAGGAGCAGGCGGATTGGCTGTGCCGCTCATTGAACGGGCGGAAGGTTTCTATATGACGACGGATTTCATAAGGGATTGCGGCATGCCTGTCGTATTCGTATCCACAAGCGGTTTAGGAGCGATTCATAATGTCGTGACGACCCATTCTTATGCCCAAATCCATGATATAAACGTGAAAACCATTTTGTATAATCATTACCGGCCAGAGGATCGGATTCATCAAGACAATATCGAAACCATTGAAAAGCTGACAGGGCTGAAGGGGCTCGCCTGCATTCCAACACTGGCCGATGTTAGAAAAGATTTGAGGATCTGCATCCTTGATTTACTTGGTGACCAAAATTATACCCAACAATTGAAAGAGGTGTTCAAAGCATGA
- a CDS encoding DUF4261 domain-containing protein has product MTENQIIIGIPGKWKDRAELIQTVASQSEGYLLAGNIFHNKDKNITFQAEIQDYEPTLKETFSYASKDALSERLLAEISEHTFTVYIIADTGNVTDLIDAGAAILRAGGMAVKIETAGIAHSKEDWQKLHQSPDILSVYAHFATIIGEEDYYCSFGMKAFGLPDAVTLNTMSPKEAASLLNTFNFYHLGERPLFTTGETFSIQQDAPDFILTGLQDFRYEEDHPFYNPFGLWNLGTSK; this is encoded by the coding sequence ATGACGGAAAACCAAATCATCATCGGGATACCCGGAAAGTGGAAGGACCGGGCAGAATTGATTCAAACGGTCGCTTCCCAAAGCGAAGGGTACCTGTTAGCAGGGAATATTTTTCATAACAAGGATAAGAACATAACTTTTCAGGCAGAAATCCAGGATTATGAACCCACTTTAAAAGAGACCTTTTCTTACGCCAGTAAAGATGCCCTTTCAGAGAGATTATTAGCGGAAATCAGTGAACATACCTTTACCGTTTATATAATAGCCGATACCGGAAATGTTACGGACTTGATCGATGCTGGGGCAGCAATCCTTAGGGCAGGCGGAATGGCAGTGAAAATAGAAACAGCTGGCATTGCCCATTCAAAGGAAGATTGGCAAAAGCTTCATCAAAGCCCCGATATTCTCTCGGTATATGCCCATTTTGCCACGATCATCGGGGAGGAAGATTATTATTGTTCATTCGGAATGAAAGCCTTTGGGCTTCCAGATGCCGTGACACTTAACACAATGAGTCCGAAAGAGGCGGCTTCTTTACTTAACACATTTAATTTTTACCATCTAGGTGAACGGCCTCTCTTTACAACTGGCGAAACCTTTAGCATACAACAAGATGCCCCTGACTTTATATTGACGGGCCTTCAGGACTTTAGATATGAAGAAGACCATCCCTTCTACAACCCGTTTGGATTGTGGAATTTAGGGACAAGTAAATAG
- a CDS encoding peptide MFS transporter, with product MATINKQKIVDSVPQKGFFGNPKGLFTLFFTEFWERFSYYGMKAILVYYMYYEVSKGGLGLDEHTALALVSIYGSLVYMSGIIGGWLADRIFGTSKAVFYGGILIMLGHIVLAVPGSLSMFFVSMVLIVLGTGLLKPNVSSIVGEIYAENDDRRDSGFSIFYMGINMGAFLSPFLVGTVGMNYSFHLGFGLAAIGMLIGLIVFVATKKKNLGLAGTLPANPLSQNEKKTVFTKLGIAALILAAIIGITATKGILTIKTFINLVGILGILIPTLYFIFMYRSPKTTSVERSRLIAYIPLFIAAVMFWAIQEQGATILANYADKRTQLDFAGMQINPAWFQSLNPLFIITLAPVFAWLWIKLGKRQPTIPQKFSIGLLFAGLSFLVILLPVYFGGSDSLVNPLWLVLSYFLVVLGELCLSPVGLSATTKLAPAAFSAQTMSLWFLASAAAQALNAQIVRFYTPQTEMAYFGVIGVASIILGLALMALSPKIQGYMKGIR from the coding sequence ATGGCAACGATAAATAAACAGAAAATTGTGGATAGTGTACCCCAAAAAGGTTTTTTTGGAAACCCAAAAGGACTATTCACCCTTTTCTTTACTGAGTTCTGGGAGCGTTTCTCCTATTATGGCATGAAGGCCATTCTTGTTTACTATATGTATTACGAAGTTTCTAAAGGGGGACTAGGCCTTGATGAACACACAGCCCTTGCCCTAGTATCCATCTACGGATCTTTAGTATATATGTCCGGTATAATTGGCGGATGGCTTGCCGATAGGATTTTCGGGACTTCAAAAGCCGTATTTTACGGTGGGATTTTGATCATGCTCGGGCATATTGTCCTTGCTGTACCAGGCAGTCTCTCCATGTTCTTTGTTTCCATGGTACTCATTGTTCTGGGTACTGGTCTATTAAAACCGAATGTTTCCAGCATTGTAGGGGAAATATACGCGGAAAATGACGATCGCCGGGATTCCGGTTTCAGTATATTCTATATGGGTATCAACATGGGTGCATTCCTTTCACCGTTCCTTGTCGGTACAGTCGGAATGAACTACAGCTTCCACCTTGGTTTTGGGCTGGCGGCAATTGGTATGTTAATTGGGCTCATCGTCTTTGTTGCAACAAAGAAAAAGAACCTGGGCCTAGCTGGAACTCTTCCTGCTAACCCATTATCACAAAATGAAAAGAAAACCGTATTCACTAAATTGGGAATAGCTGCATTGATTTTAGCTGCCATCATCGGCATCACTGCCACTAAAGGCATCTTAACGATTAAAACCTTTATTAATCTTGTAGGTATCCTAGGGATCCTTATTCCGACCCTTTATTTCATTTTCATGTATCGCAGCCCTAAAACAACTTCTGTTGAACGTTCACGATTGATAGCCTATATTCCTTTGTTCATAGCAGCTGTCATGTTCTGGGCAATTCAAGAGCAAGGTGCAACTATATTAGCAAATTATGCAGACAAACGGACACAGTTGGATTTTGCTGGAATGCAAATAAACCCGGCATGGTTCCAATCATTGAACCCATTGTTCATCATTACCCTTGCACCAGTATTCGCATGGTTATGGATCAAACTAGGAAAGCGCCAGCCGACCATACCGCAAAAATTCTCAATAGGTCTACTGTTCGCCGGTTTATCATTCCTGGTGATCCTGCTTCCTGTTTATTTCGGTGGATCAGACTCTTTAGTCAATCCGCTATGGCTTGTACTTAGCTATTTCCTTGTAGTGCTTGGAGAACTTTGTTTATCCCCTGTTGGACTTTCAGCGACTACAAAATTGGCTCCAGCTGCATTCTCGGCACAAACGATGAGCCTGTGGTTCCTGGCAAGTGCAGCAGCACAAGCATTAAACGCACAAATCGTCAGATTCTACACTCCTCAAACCGAAATGGCTTATTTTGGAGTGATCGGAGTTGCTTCAATAATCCTTGGACTGGCCCTGATGGCCTTATCACCAAAGATTCAAGGTTACATGAAAGGCATTCGCTAA